In a genomic window of Magnolia sinica isolate HGM2019 chromosome 14, MsV1, whole genome shotgun sequence:
- the LOC131225577 gene encoding egg cell-secreted protein 1.4-like produces MAFPKLFLSLVLTWSFLSSIAVARAPPTEQSLAARLQVESPDCWGSLIELKACTGEVILFFMNGETYLGPSCCRAIRIIEKQCWPTMLLSLGFTSQEGDILKDYCDEPASHPPPPGPEVPSIGPSLAPSSALGASGAP; encoded by the coding sequence atggcttTTCCAAAGCTCTTCCTTTCTCTGGTGCTGACATGGAGCTTCTTGTCATCGATTGCCGTGGCCCGGGCCCCGCCGACAGAGCAGAGCCTGGCGGCTCGGCTGCAAGTGGAAAGTCCGGATTGTTGGGGGTCGTTGATAGAGCTTAAAGCTTGCACTGGAGAGGTCATCCTCTTCTTCATGAATGGTGAAACTTACCTGGGACCCAGCTGCTGCAGGGCCATCAGAATCATAGAGAAACAGTGCTGGCCCACCATGCTTCTATCGCTCGGATTCACGTCCCAGGAGGGTGACATTCTCAAGGACTACTGTGACGAGCCGGCTTCTCACCCTCCACCACCTGGGCCAGAGGTTCCTTCTATCGGACCATCTCTAGCCCCCTCTTCGGCCCTCGGTGCTAGTGGTGCACCTTGA
- the LOC131225952 gene encoding probable aquaporin PIP2-6 produces MWRAALTELVATATLMFILTSCIISCLDSDVADPKLLIPFIIFAVVFLFLMVTVPLSGGHMSPIFTFIAALKGVISLTRAATYVVAQCIGSIMGFIVVKCVMSHEEAAKYSLGGCTVVANGAAPGLGPSTALMLEFVCTFVVLFVGVTVAFDQRRCAQLGLTTVCAIVAGIMGLVVYVSVTITGQPAYAGVGLNPARCLGPAILLNGRLWEGHWVFWVGPFFGCIVYYGYSRNIPNGLVMGDGEFDFVNMVGRLIGR; encoded by the coding sequence ATGTGGAGAGCAGCACTAACAGAGCTTGTGGCAACTGCAACACTCATGTTCATCCTCACCAGCTGCATCATCTCCTGCCTAGATTCCGACGTGGCCGACCCGAAGCTCTTGATACCGTTCATCATCTTCGCCGTTGTCTTCCTCTTCCTCATGGTGACTGTCCCGCTCTCCGGCGGTCACATGAGCCCGATCTTCACCTTTATCGCCGCTCTAAAAGGCGTCATCTCACTCACCCGAGCCGCCACCTACGTCGTGGCCCAGTGCATTGGGTCCATCATGGGGTTCATAGTAGTCAAATGTGTAATGAGCCATGAAGAGGCGGCGAAGTACTCGTTAGGCGGTTGCACCGTCGTCGCTAATGGTGCAGCCCCTGGTCTGGGCCCATCAACTGCACTGATGCTAGAGTTTGTGTGTACATTTGTAGTGCTCTTCGTCGGTGTGACCGTCGCATTCGATCAACGACGGTGTGCGCAACTCGGTCTTACGACGGTGTGCGCCATAGTGGCTGGTATCATGGGGCTAGTGGTGTATGTATCAGTGACCATTACAGGGCAGCCGGCCTATGCCGGCGTTGGGCTGAACCCAGCAAGGTGTTTGGGCCCGGCCATCTTGCTCAATGGACGGTTGTGGGAGGGGCACTGGGTGTTTTGGGTGGGCCCTTTCTTTGGATGTATTGTATACTATGGTTATTCTAGGAACATACCTAATGGTTTGGTGATGGGAGATGGGGAGTTTGATTTTGTAAATATGGTGGGCCGGTTGATAGGGAGATAG
- the LOC131225398 gene encoding uncharacterized protein LOC131225398 codes for MMKRDHATAAVRCTDCGSPDHHLLHNVRYRGAFHRLCTSCVLKLHPGLFCPVCFNLFERSPPLDSIKCSKCPSFSHSACVRPESAAASYVCISCLNPKFLFFDPKPSNKKVRTANGESMLRTIDAKLAKVLLAAAHIAAVSMNRAAATARIEAERKVRESAIARKRARDALERVSLVALKGRESKEVPASVPGVAEQKRKLKGNSAVAAAVAAQKRIQNRKSGGGFMGPLSNVGSRETEKLVGVQPRIPVQRPLNNGLASEEGKDTLKGYVGVSGHQHFQNYGTVDQKKKLGGSSHWQNHVIQEEKEKNPTFCPSVSGNQQHQHSQNSHVIEEDKGN; via the coding sequence ATGATGAAGCGCGATCATGCGACGGCAGCCGTCAGATGCACCGACTGCGGCTCCCCTGACCACCACCTCCTCCACAACGTCCGGTATCGCGGTGCCTTCCACCGCCTCTGCACCTCCTGCGTTCTCAAACTCCACCCTGGATTGTTCTGCCCCGTCTGTTTCAACCTCTTCGAGCGATCTCCGCCGTTGGATTCGATCAAGTGCTCCAAATGCCCTTCGTTTTCGCATTCGGCATGCGTCAGACCGGAATCTGCCGCCGCTTCGTATGTGTGTATCAGCTGCTTAAACCCTAAATTTTTGTTTTTCGACCCGAAGCCGTCAAATAAGAAGGTGAGAACTGCCAACGGCGAATCGATGCTTCGAACGATCGATGCGAAGTTGGCGAAGGTGCTGCTTGCTGCTGCCCATATCGCTGCAGTGTCGATGAACAGAGCGGCAGCTACAGCGAGGATTGAGGCGGAGAGGAAGGTCCGGGAATCTGCGATTGCGAGGAAGAGAGCGAGGGATGCGCTGGAAAGAGTTTCGCTGGTTGCATTGAAGGGGAGGGAATCGAAGGAGGTTCCGGCTTCAGTTCCGGGTGTTGCAGAGCAGAAGAGGAAGTTGAAAGGGAATAgcgcagttgctgctgctgtcgcAGCGCAGAAACGGATTCAGAATCGTAAGTCTGGCGGAGGGTTTATGGGTCCTTTGAGTAATGTCGGGTCTAGAGAAACGGAGAAATTGGTGGGGGTGCAGCCGCGGATTCCTGTGCAGAGGCCACTGAATAACGGCTTAGCTTCGGAGGAAGGCAAGGATACATTGAAAGGGTATGTCGGTGTTTCAGGACATCAACATTTTCAGAATTATGGTACAGTGGATCAAAAGAAGAAGCTGGGTGGTTCATCACATTGGCAGAATCATGTTATACAAGAGGAGAAGGAGAAAAACCCGACATTTTGCCCATCTGTCTCGGGGAATCAGCAGCATCAGCATTCCCAAAACAGCCATGTTATAGAAGAGGATAAAGGAAACTGA